In the Candidatus Omnitrophota bacterium genome, one interval contains:
- a CDS encoding M1 family aminopeptidase: protein MNSRIFSLVAGLLWAVAASSAGASEPPRYDIRARVDAAQKKVEASQTVVFTNPGPGDADALYFQIHANRRYTKKEQDFVFRYGGYFKINPYPENFQQSRLEIRSVTSGSRALPFAVEGKDETLLKVTLDRRLSPGQSVTVQLDYDLTLPHAYGRFGWHEQIIKLSRWYPILSVYNGKGWNNYPFYPFHRPFFSEASLYNVELTVPADQTAAHTGVAGSSRENGDGTKTISLSTPQPVREFTIAMSPQYDVVEEEWEGIKIKVYYLPGRRFAAGKALSYAKSMMAFYTKKFGQYPYPEFSVAPVHLGYGGEQMSNLVFIDTRAFEMPGFLDRYFDFLVSHETGHQWFYNLVGINEYTEMWLEEGINSYFVLEYLESKYGRNASVLEYPAWFSDWAWTVPELTFRRTRDVRYKMITRTGYDHAVVSDLASFSEPSSIFSLTYGKGAGIAAMLKGVVGEEAFDRIFQRVFKEYAFKNLSIEEFIRISQEESRRDLGWFFQPWLYSDEKLDYAIAKVDGKEITIREKGGIRMPLQMQVDFRDGTQKIYDVDMQGKNEVIVLEDKKPVKRLQLDPKDKLLDIDRTNDHWPRKFHLRPVPLYLGLYEIPALMPEDSYNIVVGPEISNGLGLKASFQKPFDYIAYAGTDYEFGEQLHHSRVGYRLNNIFESQTSAGVEISNTKDYENGQDDLASGKVYLRRELWPAPYNVADLNDHVSLYLLRNRNINDGADIISGREDGRNIDYSRRNESIAGVALHLDRSGPSPEPVRGYKLDVFAENAGHFWGATQYFFREAADVSVYQAVTPRSRLAGRLKAGAGHPDDKALFYLGGMDGLRGYELKSVRGANALLGSVEYRFPVKDNLKLHFFDNLIGIESIGGVVFADAGQSWFSEFKNSSLKRDAGVGLRMTVNFGSLLEKAVIRADVAQAISDDDEDDPRFWFGVNHSF, encoded by the coding sequence GTGAATTCGCGTATTTTTTCTTTGGTGGCTGGTTTGTTATGGGCCGTTGCCGCGTCTTCCGCCGGCGCTTCGGAGCCGCCCCGTTACGATATCCGGGCGCGTGTCGACGCCGCTCAAAAAAAGGTTGAGGCCTCCCAGACGGTTGTGTTCACCAACCCCGGCCCGGGCGATGCGGATGCCCTGTATTTTCAGATCCACGCCAACCGCCGGTATACAAAAAAAGAACAGGATTTTGTTTTTCGTTATGGCGGATATTTCAAGATCAATCCCTATCCGGAGAACTTTCAGCAGAGCCGGCTTGAGATCCGGTCGGTCACGTCCGGGAGCCGCGCGTTGCCGTTCGCGGTGGAGGGCAAGGACGAGACCCTGCTCAAGGTGACATTGGACCGCAGGCTTTCTCCCGGGCAGTCCGTCACGGTGCAGTTGGATTATGACCTCACCCTGCCGCACGCGTACGGCCGGTTCGGCTGGCACGAGCAGATCATCAAGCTGTCCCGCTGGTATCCGATCCTTTCGGTGTATAACGGCAAGGGCTGGAACAATTATCCGTTTTATCCGTTCCACCGGCCGTTCTTCAGCGAGGCGTCCCTTTATAACGTCGAGTTGACGGTCCCGGCCGATCAGACGGCCGCTCACACGGGTGTTGCGGGTTCCAGCCGCGAGAACGGCGACGGCACAAAAACCATTTCGCTTTCCACCCCGCAGCCGGTGCGCGAATTTACCATCGCCATGAGCCCGCAGTATGACGTCGTGGAGGAGGAATGGGAGGGGATCAAGATCAAGGTGTATTATCTCCCGGGCCGGCGTTTTGCGGCGGGCAAGGCCCTGTCGTACGCGAAATCCATGATGGCGTTTTACACAAAGAAGTTCGGCCAGTATCCCTATCCCGAGTTCAGCGTGGCGCCCGTCCACCTGGGCTACGGCGGAGAGCAGATGTCGAATTTGGTTTTCATCGACACCCGCGCTTTTGAGATGCCGGGTTTTCTGGACCGGTATTTCGATTTTCTGGTTTCTCATGAGACCGGCCACCAGTGGTTTTACAACCTGGTCGGGATCAACGAATACACCGAGATGTGGCTGGAGGAGGGGATCAACTCGTATTTCGTCCTGGAATATCTGGAATCAAAATACGGCCGCAACGCGTCGGTCCTGGAGTATCCTGCCTGGTTCTCGGATTGGGCGTGGACCGTGCCGGAGTTGACCTTCCGCCGGACGCGTGATGTCCGTTATAAAATGATCACCCGGACAGGGTATGATCACGCCGTGGTCAGCGACCTGGCCAGCTTCAGCGAGCCCAGCAGCATTTTTTCGCTGACCTATGGCAAGGGCGCGGGGATCGCCGCGATGCTCAAGGGCGTTGTGGGCGAGGAGGCCTTTGACCGGATCTTTCAGAGGGTCTTCAAGGAATACGCTTTCAAGAATTTGAGCATCGAAGAATTCATCCGTATCAGCCAGGAGGAAAGCCGCCGGGACCTGGGCTGGTTCTTCCAGCCGTGGCTCTATTCGGACGAGAAACTGGATTATGCCATCGCCAAAGTGGACGGCAAGGAGATCACAATCCGGGAAAAAGGCGGGATCCGGATGCCGTTGCAGATGCAGGTGGACTTCCGGGACGGGACGCAGAAGATCTATGACGTGGACATGCAGGGCAAAAATGAGGTGATCGTCCTCGAGGACAAAAAGCCGGTCAAGCGCCTGCAGCTGGACCCGAAAGATAAATTGCTCGACATTGACCGGACCAACGACCATTGGCCGAGGAAATTCCACCTTCGGCCCGTGCCGTTGTATCTGGGCCTTTATGAGATCCCGGCGCTGATGCCGGAGGATTCCTACAACATTGTCGTGGGCCCGGAGATCTCCAACGGCCTGGGGCTGAAAGCGTCGTTCCAGAAACCGTTCGATTACATCGCTTATGCCGGCACGGATTACGAGTTCGGCGAACAGCTGCACCACTCGCGCGTCGGTTACCGGTTGAACAATATCTTCGAGAGCCAGACCAGCGCGGGGGTCGAGATCTCCAACACCAAGGACTATGAGAACGGCCAGGATGACCTTGCCAGCGGCAAGGTGTATCTGCGCCGCGAGCTGTGGCCGGCCCCGTACAACGTGGCGGACCTGAATGACCATGTTTCGTTATACCTCCTGCGCAACCGCAACATCAACGACGGAGCCGATATCATCTCCGGTCGCGAGGACGGGCGCAATATCGATTACAGCCGCCGCAACGAGTCCATTGCCGGCGTCGCGCTGCATCTGGACCGCTCCGGGCCGTCGCCCGAACCGGTGCGCGGGTACAAGTTGGATGTGTTCGCGGAGAACGCCGGGCATTTTTGGGGCGCGACCCAATATTTTTTCCGCGAGGCGGCGGATGTCAGCGTGTATCAAGCGGTCACGCCCCGCTCGCGGCTGGCCGGCCGGCTGAAGGCCGGCGCCGGGCATCCGGACGACAAGGCGTTGTTCTATCTCGGCGGGATGGACGGCTTGAGGGGGTATGAATTGAAAAGCGTGCGCGGCGCCAACGCGCTTCTGGGCAGCGTGGAATACCGTTTCCCGGTGAAGGACAACCTGAAGTTGCATTTTTTTGATAATTTGATCGGCATTGAATCGATCGGCGGCGTGGTGTTCGCCGACGCCGGGCAGAGCTGGTTCTCGGAATTCAAAAATTCGTCTTTAAAGAGGGACGCCGGGGTGGGGCTCCGCATGACGGTCAACTTCGGATCTCTTCTGGAAAAAGCCGTGATCCGCGCCGACGTGGCCCAGGCGATCAGCGATGACGACGAGGACGATCCCCGGTTTTGGTTCGGGGTGAATCATAGTTTTTAG
- a CDS encoding secondary thiamine-phosphate synthase enzyme YjbQ codes for MKSYREELWFNTKTRRAYINISDKVQAVIDKSGIKEGLCLVNAMHITASVYINDDEDGLLNDYDEWLEKLAPHEPVSKYRHNNTGEDNADAHMKRQIMGREVVVAVTNGKLDFGPWEQIFYGEFDGRRNKRALVKVIGE; via the coding sequence ATGAAATCCTATCGCGAGGAATTGTGGTTCAACACCAAGACCCGGCGGGCGTATATCAACATCAGCGACAAGGTTCAGGCGGTCATCGACAAGAGCGGGATCAAGGAAGGTTTGTGCCTGGTCAACGCCATGCACATCACGGCCAGCGTTTACATCAATGATGATGAGGACGGCCTCCTGAACGATTACGACGAGTGGCTGGAGAAACTGGCCCCGCACGAGCCGGTCTCGAAATACCGGCACAACAACACCGGCGAGGACAACGCCGACGCGCACATGAAGCGCCAGATCATGGGCCGCGAGGTCGTGGTGGCGGTGACCAACGGCAAACTGGATTTCGGGCCGTGGGAGCAGATTTTTTACGGCGAGTTCGATGGGCGGCGCAATAAACGCGCCTTGGTAAAGGTTATTGGGGAATGA
- a CDS encoding PfkB family carbohydrate kinase: MSLLVFGTVALDNVKTPSGDRNDMLGGSAAHFSMAARLFTDVHLVAGVGKDFPAAQLEFLKKKGLDTSSLKEVDGTTFRWEGEYKKEDLNTALTLQTQLGVLQTYVPEIHPAQAEFPYIFMGNYDPDVQAQLLPLLKKPRLVGLDSMNLWINTKRQSLLKLMKQVDLFVANDAEARALSEEDNLIRAARRLRQCGPKLIVIKKGEHGVLVYSDDFMFSFPAYPIEQVVDPTGAGDTFAGGLMGYLTGVKKFTRTALKKAVLHATVLASFNVEGFGMERTAHLTIGEVQDRLKDFTKFISVV; this comes from the coding sequence ATGAGTCTATTGGTTTTCGGCACCGTGGCTTTGGACAACGTCAAAACGCCTTCCGGCGACCGTAATGACATGCTGGGGGGATCGGCGGCGCATTTTTCCATGGCCGCGCGGCTTTTCACCGACGTTCATCTGGTCGCCGGGGTGGGCAAGGATTTCCCGGCCGCCCAGCTGGAATTCCTGAAAAAGAAGGGACTGGACACCTCGTCCCTCAAAGAGGTCGACGGCACCACCTTCCGCTGGGAAGGGGAATATAAGAAGGAAGACCTCAACACGGCCCTGACTTTACAGACGCAATTGGGCGTCCTGCAGACGTATGTCCCGGAGATCCATCCGGCCCAGGCCGAGTTTCCCTATATATTCATGGGGAATTATGACCCGGACGTGCAGGCGCAATTGCTTCCGTTGCTGAAAAAACCGAGACTGGTCGGACTGGACAGCATGAACCTGTGGATCAACACCAAACGGCAGTCCCTGCTGAAGCTGATGAAGCAGGTGGACCTGTTCGTGGCCAATGACGCGGAAGCGCGCGCCCTCTCCGAGGAGGATAATCTGATACGCGCGGCCAGGCGCCTGCGCCAGTGCGGGCCGAAGCTTATCGTCATTAAAAAAGGCGAGCACGGCGTTCTGGTTTACAGCGATGATTTCATGTTCTCCTTCCCGGCCTACCCGATCGAACAAGTGGTGGACCCGACCGGCGCGGGAGACACCTTTGCCGGCGGGCTGATGGGATATTTGACCGGCGTGAAGAAATTCACGCGGACGGCCCTGAAAAAAGCGGTCCTGCACGCCACCGTGCTGGCCTCATTCAATGTCGAAGGGTTCGGCATGGAACGGACCGCGCATCTGACCATCGGCGAAGTGCAGGACCGGCTGAAGGATTTTACAAAGTTTATTTCTGTGGTTTGA
- the era gene encoding GTPase Era — translation MSEAPEKKSFRSGMVSIVGRPNVGKSTLLNLLVGEKVAIVSKVPQTTRNKVRGIYRDERGQIVFIDTPGLVPGRDKLDHFLKKSSLETMHDVDCVIHLVDTSEPVGPEEEELVRRLRTVKGPVLLGLNKIDLKGKFTHEYIELWEKVKGKPATEIGNLMPIILSGKTGVNTDDLLSLLFERIPEGEALYPDDMVVDVPQKMMISDLIREKFLNILRQELPHSIAVFIEHMEPRSDKLTHIKALVMVEKESQKMIVIGKDGKVLKKVGTQARREIEELIGTKVFLEIYVKVEKNWRDNDSVLFDLGYYGE, via the coding sequence ATGAGCGAAGCCCCGGAGAAGAAATCGTTTCGCAGCGGCATGGTGTCCATCGTCGGCCGGCCCAACGTGGGGAAATCCACTCTGCTCAACCTCCTGGTCGGCGAGAAGGTGGCGATCGTCTCCAAGGTCCCGCAGACCACGCGCAACAAGGTGCGCGGGATTTACCGCGACGAGAGGGGCCAGATCGTTTTCATCGACACGCCCGGCCTGGTCCCGGGCCGGGACAAACTGGACCACTTCCTGAAGAAATCTTCCCTGGAGACGATGCACGACGTGGACTGCGTGATCCACCTGGTGGACACCAGCGAGCCGGTCGGGCCGGAGGAAGAGGAGCTTGTCCGGCGGCTGAGGACCGTCAAGGGCCCGGTCCTCCTCGGGTTGAACAAGATCGATCTGAAGGGCAAGTTCACCCACGAGTACATCGAGCTGTGGGAAAAAGTCAAAGGCAAGCCCGCGACAGAGATCGGCAACCTGATGCCGATCATCCTTTCGGGCAAGACCGGCGTCAACACGGACGATCTTTTATCGCTTCTCTTTGAGCGTATTCCGGAAGGCGAAGCGCTGTATCCCGACGACATGGTGGTGGACGTCCCGCAGAAGATGATGATCTCTGACCTGATCAGGGAAAAGTTTCTCAACATCCTGCGCCAGGAGCTTCCCCATTCCATCGCGGTCTTTATCGAGCACATGGAGCCCCGCAGCGACAAGCTGACGCACATCAAAGCCCTGGTCATGGTCGAAAAAGAGTCTCAGAAAATGATCGTGATCGGCAAGGACGGGAAGGTCCTTAAAAAAGTGGGGACCCAGGCCCGCCGGGAGATCGAGGAGCTGATCGGCACCAAAGTTTTTCTGGAGATCTACGTCAAGGTTGAAAAGAACTGGCGGGACAATGATTCGGTGCTGTTCGACCTCGGATATTATGGCGAATGA
- a CDS encoding NAD(P)H-hydrate epimerase, with the protein MKLFPACTVAQIQELDRLAIERYRIPSLILMENAGRAVAVETMKSLRARRRVSVVCGAGNNAGDGFVAARHLLNAGVQTEIWLIGPPDRLKPDAAVNFRILKACGFPVLPFSGNPRAFENKIRRADVIVDAIFGVGLNREITGPFRSAIEAINAARKYVVSADIPSGLDGTTGQVYGVCVKARKTVTFSSPKKGFTLGQGPAFTGRVIVADIGIPGKIKKEAWHGR; encoded by the coding sequence ATGAAATTATTCCCCGCCTGCACTGTCGCGCAAATCCAAGAACTCGACCGGTTGGCCATTGAACGCTATCGCATCCCGTCGCTGATTTTGATGGAGAATGCCGGACGGGCCGTGGCCGTGGAAACGATGAAGTCTTTGCGTGCCCGCCGCCGGGTATCGGTCGTTTGCGGGGCCGGCAACAACGCGGGCGATGGGTTTGTCGCGGCCCGGCACCTGCTCAACGCCGGCGTTCAGACGGAGATCTGGCTGATCGGACCGCCGGACCGGTTGAAACCAGATGCCGCGGTGAATTTCCGGATCCTCAAGGCGTGCGGGTTTCCGGTCCTGCCGTTTTCGGGCAACCCCCGGGCATTTGAAAATAAAATCCGCCGGGCCGACGTGATCGTGGACGCGATCTTCGGCGTCGGGCTGAACCGCGAGATCACCGGGCCGTTCCGGTCCGCGATCGAAGCGATCAATGCCGCGAGAAAATATGTCGTGTCCGCGGACATCCCCTCGGGTCTGGACGGCACGACAGGACAGGTTTACGGCGTTTGCGTGAAGGCCCGTAAGACCGTGACGTTCAGTTCTCCGAAAAAAGGTTTCACCTTAGGGCAAGGCCCGGCGTTCACAGGCCGCGTCATCGTCGCCGACATCGGCATCCCCGGGAAAATCAAAAAGGAAGCATGGCATGGCCGTTAA
- the nth gene encoding endonuclease III, which translates to MAVNNINIHDVVGRLRLALKDLPDPSVTLVGKRWKSPFLVLVSCILSLRTKDQTTLPASERLFALADTPQTMLKLTPKQIEKAVYPVGFYKTKARVILGICRDILEKFGGRVPDDIETLMTMKGVGRKTANLVLTEGFQKPAMCVDTHVHRISNRFGYVKTKNPEETEMALRAKLPAEYWMEYNSLLVLWGQNVCKPVSPLCSRCPVSGFCQRRGVGTRR; encoded by the coding sequence ATGGCCGTTAATAATATCAATATCCATGACGTCGTGGGCCGCTTGCGCCTGGCGCTCAAGGACCTGCCGGACCCGTCGGTGACCCTGGTCGGGAAACGGTGGAAGAGTCCTTTCCTCGTGCTTGTTTCCTGCATTTTGAGCCTGCGCACCAAAGACCAGACCACCCTGCCCGCGTCGGAGCGGCTGTTCGCCCTGGCCGACACGCCGCAGACAATGCTCAAGCTCACCCCCAAACAGATCGAGAAGGCCGTTTATCCCGTCGGGTTTTACAAAACCAAGGCGAGGGTGATCCTGGGGATATGCCGGGACATCCTGGAGAAATTCGGCGGCCGCGTGCCGGACGACATCGAGACCTTGATGACGATGAAGGGGGTCGGCCGCAAGACGGCGAACCTCGTTCTCACGGAGGGATTTCAGAAACCCGCGATGTGCGTGGACACGCACGTTCACCGGATCTCCAACCGGTTCGGCTATGTGAAAACGAAAAACCCGGAAGAAACGGAAATGGCCCTGCGCGCCAAGCTCCCGGCGGAATACTGGATGGAATACAACTCGCTTCTTGTCCTCTGGGGGCAGAACGTCTGCAAGCCGGTCTCACCGCTGTGCTCCCGGTGCCCGGTTTCCGGATTTTGCCAGAGGAGAGGGGTCGGGACAAGGCGGTAA
- a CDS encoding ATP-grasp domain-containing protein: MGKIIGITYDLKSDWQFSPDDPPDANAELDTGETLDFVCQAIEAGGHRVKRIGNARNLLAQIGDLGVDLVFNICEGYTGRNRESQVPTILEMYGIPYVGSDALTLGISLDKIVAKKCFIADGIPTAAYFEAYPWDDLKALNTIGFPLIVKPKHEGSSKGLSEKSRVTDHESLKSQVGWIYTKYQQAAIVEQFIRGTEFTVAVLGNKNPQAMPVCQVHLDGSVNLGDNFYTHARLSYDGLGYVCPSPISAALERRLQDWSVRAYQSLGCLDFGRVDFRVDDQENPYVLEINPLPSLAKKDVFNIFPQVLGSTYEKTVNQVINNALERYGMTGDNEKQVSSVGSARNR, encoded by the coding sequence ATGGGAAAAATCATCGGAATCACATATGATCTGAAGTCGGACTGGCAGTTCAGTCCTGACGACCCGCCGGACGCCAACGCGGAGCTGGATACGGGCGAAACCCTGGATTTCGTCTGCCAGGCGATCGAGGCCGGCGGCCACCGCGTCAAGAGGATCGGGAACGCCCGCAATCTTCTCGCGCAGATCGGGGATCTCGGCGTGGACCTCGTGTTCAACATCTGCGAAGGGTACACGGGACGCAACCGGGAGTCGCAGGTCCCGACGATCCTCGAGATGTACGGGATCCCGTATGTCGGGTCCGACGCCCTGACGCTGGGGATCTCTCTGGACAAGATCGTGGCCAAGAAATGCTTCATCGCCGACGGGATCCCGACGGCCGCCTATTTCGAGGCCTATCCGTGGGACGACCTCAAGGCGCTGAATACGATCGGATTCCCTTTGATCGTCAAGCCGAAGCACGAAGGGTCTTCCAAAGGGCTGAGCGAAAAATCCCGCGTCACGGACCACGAGAGTTTGAAGAGCCAGGTGGGGTGGATCTATACGAAGTATCAGCAGGCCGCGATCGTCGAGCAATTTATCCGGGGGACGGAATTCACGGTCGCTGTCCTGGGGAACAAGAACCCCCAGGCCATGCCGGTCTGCCAGGTGCATCTCGACGGCAGCGTGAACCTGGGAGACAATTTTTACACCCACGCCCGCTTGAGCTATGACGGGCTCGGGTACGTTTGCCCCTCTCCCATTTCCGCCGCTTTGGAGCGCAGGCTGCAGGATTGGTCCGTGCGGGCTTATCAGTCGCTCGGATGTTTGGATTTCGGACGGGTGGATTTCCGTGTGGACGACCAGGAGAATCCCTATGTCCTGGAGATCAACCCTTTGCCGTCTTTGGCCAAAAAAGACGTTTTTAATATATTCCCACAGGTCCTCGGCTCCACATACGAGAAAACGGTCAATCAGGTGATCAACAACGCGCTGGAACGCTACGGCATGACCGGGGACAACGAGAAGCAGGTATCGTCGGTGGGAAGTGCGAGAAACCGATAA
- a CDS encoding KamA family radical SAM protein yields the protein MNPIGTLDKDIALSASHLVAEPQIPLSEDEQRVLSHFKGATALDWEDWRWQIRNRIRTKEVIAKLMKLTPAETRGIDGAGGKLTMSIPPYFAALIDPDNPKCPIRLQSVPQDYELQTAPEEMSDPCGEDKNSPVHGLVHRYPDRVLFLVNEMCAMYCRYCTRSRMVGDGNRTLSTATYEAAFDYIRKHKKIRDVLISGGDPLTLADNLLEYIIKNVKAIPHVEFVRIGTRIPVTLPQRVTPNLVKMLKKYSPIWMSVHFNHPKEVTPRVKYACNLLADSGIPMGSQTVLLKGVNDSPAVMKKLFHELLKIRVRPYYIYQCDPILGSKHFRTPVSVGINIMENLRGHTTGYAVPTYVIDAPGGGGKIPINPNYVVAHADGKYTIRNYAGEQYTYYDP from the coding sequence ATGAACCCCATCGGAACCTTGGATAAAGATATTGCCTTGTCCGCCAGCCATCTTGTCGCGGAACCGCAGATCCCCCTGAGCGAGGATGAGCAGAGGGTCCTGAGCCACTTCAAGGGCGCGACGGCGCTGGACTGGGAAGACTGGCGCTGGCAGATCCGCAACCGGATCCGGACCAAAGAGGTCATTGCCAAGCTGATGAAGCTCACGCCGGCGGAAACGCGCGGCATCGACGGCGCGGGCGGCAAGCTGACGATGTCCATCCCGCCGTATTTCGCGGCTCTGATCGATCCCGACAATCCGAAATGCCCGATCCGCCTGCAGAGCGTCCCGCAGGATTATGAGCTCCAGACCGCGCCGGAAGAGATGTCCGACCCGTGCGGCGAGGACAAGAACTCCCCGGTCCACGGCCTGGTGCACCGCTATCCGGACCGCGTGCTGTTTCTGGTCAACGAGATGTGCGCGATGTATTGCCGTTATTGCACCCGTTCCCGCATGGTCGGCGACGGCAACCGGACCCTGAGCACCGCGACCTATGAGGCCGCCTTCGATTATATCCGCAAGCACAAGAAGATCCGCGACGTCCTGATTTCCGGCGGGGATCCCCTGACCCTGGCGGACAATCTGCTGGAATACATCATCAAGAACGTGAAGGCGATCCCGCACGTGGAATTCGTCCGCATCGGCACGCGCATCCCCGTGACCCTGCCCCAGCGGGTGACGCCCAACCTGGTGAAGATGCTCAAGAAATACAGCCCGATCTGGATGAGCGTCCATTTTAACCATCCGAAGGAGGTCACACCGCGCGTCAAATACGCCTGCAATCTCCTGGCCGACAGCGGGATCCCGATGGGCAGTCAGACGGTCCTCCTCAAAGGCGTCAACGACAGCCCGGCGGTGATGAAAAAGCTCTTCCATGAGCTCTTGAAGATCCGCGTGAGGCCGTATTACATCTATCAGTGCGATCCCATCCTTGGGTCGAAGCATTTCCGCACGCCCGTTTCCGTCGGCATCAACATCATGGAAAACCTGCGCGGCCACACCACCGGCTACGCGGTCCCCACGTATGTCATCGACGCCCCCGGCGGCGGCGGGAAGATCCCGATCAATCCCAATTACGTCGTGGCCCACGCGGACGGGAAGTACACGATCCGCAATTACGCGGGCGAGCAGTACACGTATTACGACCCGTAA
- the rpsU gene encoding 30S ribosomal protein S21, whose amino-acid sequence MVEVKITDKNGFEKAMRIFKKQCQKEGFLVELKERRYYSKPSERKRRKK is encoded by the coding sequence ATGGTCGAAGTCAAAATTACGGACAAAAACGGCTTTGAGAAGGCCATGCGCATCTTCAAGAAGCAGTGCCAGAAGGAAGGCTTTCTCGTCGAGCTCAAAGAGCGCCGCTACTATTCCAAGCCGTCCGAACGCAAGCGTCGCAAGAAATAA
- a CDS encoding type 1 glutamine amidotransferase domain-containing protein: MPGKKRVAILVEEQYQVLEVWYPLLRLREAGIEVHLIGSGTRETYPSKEGYPAKVDNSIEKIKVTDYDGVIIPGGWAPDFLRRHEKIVNFVKRLYVDGRLVASICHGGWLLVSAGVLKGNKATCFSAIKDDMIAAGAKYLDQEVVVDKNLITARKPDDLPRFMQEIITFLEKN, encoded by the coding sequence ATGCCGGGCAAAAAGCGTGTGGCGATTTTGGTTGAGGAGCAGTACCAGGTCCTGGAGGTCTGGTATCCGCTTCTGCGCCTCCGGGAGGCCGGGATCGAGGTTCACTTGATCGGCAGCGGCACCCGGGAGACCTACCCCAGCAAAGAGGGGTATCCCGCCAAGGTCGACAATTCGATCGAAAAGATCAAAGTCACGGATTATGACGGCGTCATCATCCCCGGCGGCTGGGCCCCGGACTTCCTGCGCCGCCATGAAAAGATCGTAAATTTCGTCAAACGGCTTTATGTGGACGGCCGGCTGGTCGCCTCAATCTGTCACGGCGGCTGGCTGCTCGTTTCCGCCGGCGTTTTGAAGGGCAACAAGGCCACGTGCTTTTCCGCGATCAAGGACGACATGATCGCGGCCGGAGCCAAATATCTCGACCAGGAAGTCGTGGTCGACAAGAACCTCATCACCGCCCGCAAGCCCGACGATCTGCCCAGGTTCATGCAGGAGATCATCACGTTCCTCGAAAAAAACTGA